The following are encoded together in the Caldisalinibacter kiritimatiensis genome:
- a CDS encoding CD1247 N-terminal domain-containing protein, protein MDYLYERISYLRGLAEGLEVDESSKEGKLMLHIIDTLEDLADAVAEVVENQEDLSEYVELMDEDLTDVEDELFGELDEEYYYDEYDPEYLDEDLIIDENEYIDDEIEE, encoded by the coding sequence ATGGATTATTTATATGAAAGAATTTCTTATTTAAGAGGGTTAGCGGAGGGATTAGAAGTTGATGAGAGTAGTAAAGAAGGTAAATTAATGCTACATATAATCGATACGCTTGAAGATTTAGCTGATGCAGTAGCTGAAGTAGTTGAAAATCAAGAAGATTTAAGTGAGTATGTAGAATTGATGGATGAAGATTTAACAGATGTAGAAGACGAATTGTTTGGTGAACTCGATGAAGAGTATTATTATGATGAATACGACCCAGAATATTTAGATGAGGATTTAATTATTGATGAAAATGAATACATTGATGATGAAATAGAAGAGTAA
- a CDS encoding M24 family metallopeptidase, with amino-acid sequence MNNRIEKLRKKMEELNCDWTLIFKPENRRYFSGFTGTTGYVLISNNNQMFATDFRYTEQAETQCKGYEIKEINKQKNIFSLLKELKIERLGIEDEFITYQFVNNIKEKVGDIKLVPLKGALNDIRMIKDSQEIEYIQKAAEITDKALEYMLKQIKVGMTEREVAVELEYQMKKLGAEGPSFEFIVASGKRSSMPHGVASDKVIEAGDLVTIDMGCIYKGYCSDMTRTFVMGKANEEQEKIYNIVLNAQEEVLKSIKPGKTGFELDKIARDIITNEGYGPRFGHSLGHGVGLEVHEQPYLVQHEMGKIELKPGMVITDEPGIYIPGFGGVRIEDLVVVTEDGCKVLSKSTKQLIEVNN; translated from the coding sequence ATGAATAATAGAATTGAAAAATTAAGAAAGAAAATGGAAGAATTAAATTGTGACTGGACCTTAATTTTTAAACCAGAGAATAGAAGATATTTTAGTGGATTTACTGGTACTACGGGTTACGTATTAATATCTAATAATAATCAAATGTTTGCAACAGACTTTAGATATACTGAACAAGCTGAAACTCAATGTAAAGGTTATGAAATAAAAGAAATTAATAAGCAAAAAAACATATTTAGCTTATTAAAAGAGTTAAAAATTGAAAGATTAGGCATTGAAGATGAATTTATTACATACCAATTTGTTAATAATATAAAAGAGAAAGTTGGGGATATAAAATTAGTTCCTCTAAAAGGTGCATTAAATGATATAAGAATGATAAAAGACTCACAGGAGATAGAATATATACAAAAAGCAGCAGAGATAACTGATAAAGCACTGGAGTATATGTTAAAACAGATAAAAGTAGGTATGACTGAAAGGGAAGTAGCAGTTGAATTAGAGTATCAAATGAAAAAATTAGGAGCAGAAGGACCATCTTTCGAATTCATTGTAGCATCAGGTAAGCGTTCGTCAATGCCTCATGGTGTTGCTTCCGATAAAGTTATAGAAGCAGGTGACTTAGTAACTATTGATATGGGTTGTATATATAAAGGTTATTGTTCTGATATGACAAGAACTTTTGTTATGGGTAAAGCAAATGAGGAACAAGAAAAGATTTATAACATAGTTTTAAATGCACAAGAGGAAGTATTAAAGTCGATAAAACCTGGTAAAACTGGTTTTGAATTAGATAAAATAGCTAGAGATATAATTACTAATGAAGGTTATGGTCCAAGGTTTGGACATAGCTTAGGACATGGAGTAGGATTAGAAGTGCATGAACAACCATATCTAGTTCAGCACGAAATGGGTAAAATAGAATTAAAACCAGGAATGGTAATTACAGATGAACCAGGTATCTATATACCAGGATTTGGTGGAGTAAGAATAGAAGACCTTGTTGTTGTCACAGAAGATGGCTGCAAGGTATTATCTAAATCTACAAAACAATTAATAGAAGTAAATAATTAG
- the efp gene encoding elongation factor P yields MISAGDIKKGVTIEWKGSIWQVIDFQHVKPGKGAAFVRTKVKNLKTGAIREEAFNPTEKFPKAHIETKEMQYLYNDGSLYYFMDTETYEQIPLNYEQVEEAIKYIKENDVAIIRFHEGKPFDVQAPNFVELEVIETEPGVKGDTVTAGTKPATVETGAVVNVPMFINVGDKIKIDTRTGEYLSRV; encoded by the coding sequence ATGATATCAGCAGGAGATATTAAAAAGGGTGTGACTATTGAATGGAAAGGAAGTATATGGCAAGTAATAGACTTTCAACATGTTAAACCAGGTAAAGGAGCAGCTTTTGTAAGAACTAAAGTTAAAAACTTAAAAACAGGAGCAATAAGAGAAGAAGCATTTAACCCAACTGAAAAGTTTCCAAAGGCTCATATTGAAACTAAAGAAATGCAGTATTTATATAATGACGGTTCTTTATATTATTTTATGGATACTGAAACTTATGAGCAGATACCATTAAATTATGAACAAGTTGAGGAAGCTATTAAATATATAAAAGAAAATGATGTTGCTATAATAAGATTCCATGAAGGTAAACCATTTGATGTTCAAGCACCAAATTTTGTTGAGCTTGAAGTTATAGAAACTGAACCAGGTGTTAAAGGTGATACAGTAACAGCAGGTACAAAACCAGCAACAGTTGAAACAGGAGCAGTTGTAAATGTACCAATGTTTATAAATGTTGGGGATAAGATAAAAATAGATACAAGAACAGGAGAGTATTTATCTAGAGTTTAG